From the genome of Azospira restricta, one region includes:
- the rplE gene encoding 50S ribosomal protein L5, with protein MARLFEYYKSNVVPELTKKFGYKSSMEVPRITKITLNMGVGEAVADKKVLENAVGDMQKIAGQKPVVTKSRKSIAGFKIRDGYPIGCMVTLRGPRMFEFLDRLVTIALPRVRDFRGISGKGFDGRGNYNMGVKEQIIFPEIEYDKIDALRGMNISITTTAKTDEEAKALLAGFKFPFKN; from the coding sequence ATGGCGCGTTTGTTTGAATACTACAAATCCAACGTGGTGCCCGAGCTGACCAAGAAGTTCGGCTACAAGTCGAGCATGGAAGTGCCGCGCATCACCAAGATCACCCTGAACATGGGCGTCGGCGAAGCGGTTGCCGACAAGAAGGTTCTGGAAAACGCCGTTGGCGACATGCAGAAGATCGCCGGCCAGAAGCCGGTGGTCACCAAATCGCGCAAGTCGATCGCCGGCTTCAAGATTCGTGACGGTTATCCGATCGGCTGCATGGTGACGCTGCGCGGTCCGCGCATGTTCGAGTTCCTGGACCGTCTGGTGACGATCGCCCTGCCGCGCGTCCGCGACTTCCGCGGCATCTCGGGCAAGGGTTTCGACGGCCGTGGCAACTACAACATGGGCGTCAAGGAACAGATCATCTTCCCGGAAATCGAGTACGACAAGATCGATGCGCTGCGCGGGATGAACATCAGCATCACGACGACCGCGAAGACCGACGAGGAAGCCAAGGCGCTGCTCGCCGGCTTCAAGTTCCCGTTCAAGAATTGA
- the rpsN gene encoding 30S ribosomal protein S14: MAKLALINRDEKRRQMVEKYAKKRAELIAIINNVSLSDVERYEARLKLQKLPRDASPVRLRNRCQITGRPRGVFRKFGLGRLKLRDLVMKGEVPGMIKASW; the protein is encoded by the coding sequence ATGGCGAAACTTGCACTGATCAACCGTGACGAAAAGCGCCGCCAGATGGTGGAAAAGTACGCAAAGAAGCGTGCCGAGCTGATCGCGATCATCAACAACGTCAGCCTTTCGGACGTCGAGCGTTACGAAGCCCGCCTCAAGCTGCAGAAGCTGCCGCGCGACGCGAGCCCGGTCCGCCTGCGCAACCGCTGCCAGATCACTGGCCGCCCGCGTGGCGTGTTCCGCAAATTCGGTCTGGGGCGCCTCAAGCTGCGCGACCTCGTCATGAAGGGCGAAGTGCCCGGCATGATCAAGGCCAGCTGGTAA
- the rpsH gene encoding 30S ribosomal protein S8, translated as MSMSDPISDMLTRIRNAQQAEKASVAMPSSKLKVAIAKVLKDEGYVEDFAVREAEGKPTLEIGLKYYAGRPVIERIERVSKPGLRVYKGSTDIPRVMNGLGVAIVSTPKGVMTDRKARASNVGGEVLCIVA; from the coding sequence ATGAGTATGAGCGATCCGATCAGCGATATGCTGACCCGCATCCGCAATGCCCAGCAGGCAGAGAAGGCTTCCGTCGCGATGCCCTCGTCGAAGCTGAAGGTGGCGATTGCGAAAGTGCTGAAGGACGAAGGTTATGTCGAAGACTTCGCCGTGCGCGAAGCCGAAGGCAAGCCGACCCTCGAAATTGGCCTGAAGTACTACGCCGGCCGTCCGGTCATCGAGCGCATCGAGCGCGTCTCGAAGCCCGGCCTGCGCGTGTACAAGGGCAGCACGGACATCCCCCGTGTGATGAACGGCCTCGGCGTGGCGATCGTGTCCACCCCGAAGGGTGTCATGACCGACCGCAAGGCCCGCGCCAGCAATGTTGGCGGCGAAGTCCTCTGCATCGTGGCGTAA
- the rplF gene encoding 50S ribosomal protein L6: MSRVGKNPIALPKGVEVTVGEQIVVKGPLGSLSFKANPAVKVEVSGDSLQCSTVAGVENAAALWGTVRANLNNMVNGVSKGFEKKLTLVGVGYRAQAQGDTLNLSLGFSHPVAHKMPAGIKVETPSQTEILIKGIDKQLVGQVAAEVRAYRSPEPYKGKGVRYADEVVILKETKKK; encoded by the coding sequence ATGTCGCGTGTAGGCAAGAATCCGATCGCGCTGCCGAAGGGTGTCGAAGTCACCGTCGGCGAGCAGATCGTCGTCAAGGGCCCGCTGGGCTCGCTGAGCTTCAAGGCCAACCCGGCCGTGAAGGTCGAGGTTTCCGGTGATTCGCTGCAGTGCTCCACCGTCGCCGGCGTCGAGAACGCCGCCGCGCTGTGGGGTACCGTGCGCGCCAACCTCAACAATATGGTCAATGGCGTTTCCAAGGGCTTCGAGAAGAAGCTGACGCTGGTCGGCGTCGGCTACCGCGCGCAGGCGCAGGGCGATACGCTGAACCTGTCGCTCGGCTTCTCCCACCCGGTTGCGCACAAGATGCCCGCCGGTATCAAGGTCGAGACTCCGTCGCAGACCGAGATCCTGATCAAGGGTATCGACAAGCAGCTCGTCGGCCAGGTCGCGGCTGAAGTCCGCGCCTACCGTTCGCCGGAGCCCTACAAGGGCAAGGGCGTGCGCTATGCCGACGAAGTGGTGATCCTCAAGGAAACGAAGAAGAAGTAA
- the rplR gene encoding 50S ribosomal protein L18 — protein MIDKKQARLRRARKTRAKIAELKAVRLCVNRTNLHIYAQLISDCGSKVLASASTLETGVRKDITNGGNVAAAAAVGKLIAERAKAAGIETVAFDRSGFKYHGRIKALAEAAREGGLKF, from the coding sequence ATGATCGACAAGAAACAAGCGCGTCTGCGCCGTGCCCGCAAAACCCGGGCCAAGATTGCCGAGCTGAAAGCCGTGCGCTTGTGCGTGAATCGCACCAACCTGCACATCTACGCCCAGCTGATTTCCGACTGTGGCTCGAAGGTGCTGGCGTCCGCGTCCACGCTCGAAACCGGGGTTCGCAAGGACATCACCAACGGCGGCAACGTCGCCGCCGCGGCGGCCGTCGGCAAGCTCATCGCCGAGCGTGCCAAGGCTGCCGGCATCGAAACCGTCGCCTTCGACCGCTCCGGCTTCAAGTATCACGGCCGGATCAAGGCCCTGGCCGAAGCCGCCCGCGAGGGCGGGCTGAAGTTCTGA
- the rpsE gene encoding 30S ribosomal protein S5 has translation MAKPQSKKPQQAEERDDGLREKMVSINRVTKVVKGGRILGFAALTVVGDGDGGIGMGKGKSREVPVAVQKAMDEARRKMAKVSLKNGTLHHTVIGRHGASTVLIQPAPEGTGIIAGGAMRAVFEVMGVTNIVAKAHGSTNPYNIVRATINGLMGQSTPAEIAAKRGKSVEEILG, from the coding sequence ATGGCAAAACCGCAAAGCAAGAAACCGCAGCAGGCCGAAGAGCGTGATGATGGCCTGCGCGAGAAGATGGTCTCCATCAATCGCGTGACCAAGGTGGTCAAGGGCGGCCGGATCCTCGGCTTCGCCGCACTGACCGTGGTCGGCGACGGCGATGGCGGCATCGGCATGGGCAAGGGCAAGTCGCGCGAAGTGCCGGTCGCCGTGCAAAAGGCGATGGACGAGGCGCGTCGCAAGATGGCCAAGGTCAGCCTGAAGAACGGCACCCTGCATCACACCGTGATCGGCCGCCACGGCGCGTCGACGGTGCTGATCCAGCCGGCGCCGGAAGGTACCGGCATCATCGCCGGCGGCGCCATGCGTGCCGTCTTCGAGGTGATGGGCGTGACCAACATCGTCGCCAAGGCGCACGGCTCGACCAATCCGTACAACATCGTGCGCGCCACGATCAACGGGCTGATGGGCCAGAGCACGCCGGCGGAAATCGCTGCCAAGCGCGGCAAGTCGGTTGAAGAGATCCTGGGGTAA
- the rpmD gene encoding 50S ribosomal protein L30, whose amino-acid sequence MADKKIKVTLVKSLIGTKQSHRATVRGLGLRRLNSSAELQDTPAIRGMINKVSYLVKCEG is encoded by the coding sequence ATGGCTGACAAGAAGATCAAGGTTACGCTCGTCAAGAGCCTGATCGGTACCAAGCAGTCGCACCGCGCCACCGTGCGCGGCCTCGGCCTGCGTCGCCTGAACAGCTCGGCCGAGCTGCAGGACACGCCGGCGATTCGCGGCATGATCAACAAGGTTTCGTACCTCGTGAAGTGTGAGGGCTGA
- the rplO gene encoding 50S ribosomal protein L15: MKLNTIQPGEGAKHAKRRVGRGIGSGLGKTGGRGHKGQKSRSGGFHKVGFEGGQMPLQRRLPKRGFVSLTNARNVEVRLSELALLPVDEIDLQTLKQAGLVPQLALSAKVVLSGEVGRKVTLKGVGATAGAKAAIEAAGGSVGE, translated from the coding sequence ATGAAGCTGAACACCATTCAACCGGGCGAAGGCGCCAAGCACGCCAAGCGCCGCGTCGGTCGCGGCATCGGCTCCGGCCTGGGCAAGACCGGCGGCCGCGGCCACAAGGGTCAGAAGTCGCGTTCCGGCGGCTTCCACAAGGTCGGCTTCGAAGGCGGCCAGATGCCGCTGCAGCGCCGTCTGCCGAAGCGCGGCTTCGTTTCGCTGACCAATGCGCGTAACGTCGAGGTGCGCCTGTCCGAGCTGGCCCTGCTGCCGGTCGACGAGATCGACCTGCAGACGCTGAAGCAGGCCGGCCTCGTGCCGCAGCTGGCGCTGTCGGCCAAGGTCGTCCTCTCCGGCGAAGTCGGCCGCAAGGTGACGCTGAAGGGCGTCGGCGCGACCGCGGGTGCCAAGGCCGCGATCGAAGCCGCCGGCGGCTCGGTCGGCGAGTAA
- the secY gene encoding preprotein translocase subunit SecY: MATTPNTIGKSGKFGDLKRRLWFLLGALVVYRIGAHIPVPGIDAAALSDLFNSQQGGILGMFNMFSGGALSRFTIFALGIMPYISASIIMQLMSVASPQLEALKKEGEAGRRKITQYTRYGTVVLALFQGVGIAIALEAQPGLVLDPGFMFRLTTVTTLLTGTMFLMWLGEQITERGLGNGISIIIFAGIAAGLPNAIGGLLELTRTGAMHPLTAIFICILVVLVTAFVVFVERGQRKILVNYAKRQVGNKIYGGQSSHLPLKLNMASVIPPIFASSIILFPATVAGWFGSGDSMRWLKDVAATLSPGQPIYVMLYAAAIVFFCFFYTALVFNSKETADNLKKSGAFVPGIRPGEQTARYIDKILMRLTLVGAAYITVVCLLPEFLILKWNVPFYFGGTSLLIIVVVTMDFMSQVQAYVMSHQYESLLKKANFKGAGIPGR; this comes from the coding sequence TTGGCGACTACTCCCAACACCATCGGCAAGAGCGGAAAGTTCGGCGACCTCAAGCGTCGCTTGTGGTTCCTGCTGGGCGCCCTGGTCGTTTACCGCATCGGGGCGCACATCCCGGTGCCGGGCATCGACGCGGCCGCGCTTTCCGATCTCTTCAACAGCCAGCAGGGCGGCATCCTGGGCATGTTCAACATGTTCTCGGGCGGCGCCCTGTCGCGCTTCACCATCTTCGCGCTGGGGATCATGCCGTACATTTCGGCATCGATCATCATGCAGCTGATGAGCGTGGCCAGCCCCCAGCTGGAGGCCTTGAAGAAGGAAGGTGAGGCGGGTCGTCGCAAGATCACGCAATACACCCGCTACGGCACCGTCGTGCTCGCCCTGTTCCAGGGCGTCGGCATCGCCATCGCGCTGGAAGCGCAGCCCGGGCTGGTGCTCGATCCCGGCTTCATGTTCCGCCTGACGACGGTGACGACGCTGCTCACCGGCACGATGTTCCTGATGTGGCTGGGCGAGCAGATCACCGAGCGCGGCCTCGGCAACGGCATCTCGATCATCATCTTCGCCGGCATCGCCGCCGGCCTGCCGAACGCGATCGGCGGCCTGCTCGAGCTGACCCGCACCGGTGCGATGCACCCCCTGACCGCGATCTTCATCTGCATCCTGGTGGTGCTGGTGACTGCCTTCGTCGTCTTCGTCGAGCGCGGCCAGCGCAAGATCCTGGTGAACTACGCCAAGCGTCAGGTCGGCAACAAGATCTACGGCGGCCAGAGCTCGCACCTGCCGCTGAAGCTGAACATGGCGAGTGTCATTCCGCCGATCTTCGCGTCGTCGATCATCCTGTTCCCGGCCACTGTCGCCGGCTGGTTCGGCTCGGGCGATTCGATGCGCTGGCTGAAGGACGTTGCGGCGACGCTATCGCCCGGTCAGCCGATCTACGTGATGCTGTACGCCGCTGCGATCGTGTTCTTCTGCTTCTTCTACACGGCGCTGGTCTTCAATTCGAAGGAGACCGCCGACAACCTGAAGAAGAGCGGCGCGTTCGTTCCCGGTATCCGCCCGGGCGAGCAGACCGCGCGCTACATCGACAAGATTCTGATGCGGCTGACGCTGGTCGGCGCGGCCTACATCACCGTGGTCTGCCTGCTGCCGGAGTTCCTGATCCTGAAGTGGAACGTGCCGTTCTATTTCGGCGGTACCTCGCTGCTGATCATCGTGGTCGTGACCATGGACTTCATGTCGCAGGTGCAGGCCTACGTGATGTCGCACCAATACGAAAGCCTGCTGAAGAAGGCGAACTTCAAGGGCGCCGGCATTCCCGGCCGGTGA
- the infA gene encoding translation initiation factor IF-1 translates to MAKEDLIEMQGEVLENLPNATFKVKLENGHVVHAFISGKMRMHYIRILPGDKVTVQLTPYDLSKARITFRAK, encoded by the coding sequence ATGGCGAAGGAAGACCTGATTGAAATGCAGGGCGAGGTTCTGGAGAACCTGCCCAACGCGACGTTCAAGGTGAAGCTGGAAAACGGGCACGTGGTGCACGCTTTCATCTCCGGCAAGATGCGCATGCACTACATCCGCATCCTTCCCGGCGACAAGGTCACCGTGCAACTGACACCGTATGACCTGTCGAAGGCGCGCATCACCTTCCGGGCCAAGTAA
- the rpmJ gene encoding 50S ribosomal protein L36, whose protein sequence is MKVLASVKRICRNCKIIRRNGIVRVICTDPRHKQRQG, encoded by the coding sequence ATGAAAGTGCTGGCATCTGTTAAGCGCATCTGCCGCAACTGCAAAATCATTCGGCGCAATGGCATCGTGCGCGTGATCTGTACCGATCCGCGCCACAAGCAGCGTCAGGGCTGA
- the rpsM gene encoding 30S ribosomal protein S13, translated as MARIAGVNIPNHQHAEIALTAIYGIGRTRAQKICDAAGINRSTKMKDLNDSEMDKLREEVGKFTVEGDLRREVTMNIKRLMDLGCYRGLRHRKGLPVRGQRTRTNARTRKGPRKAIAGKK; from the coding sequence ATGGCCCGTATTGCCGGGGTAAACATTCCCAACCACCAGCATGCCGAGATCGCGCTGACCGCGATCTACGGTATCGGCCGCACGCGCGCGCAGAAGATCTGTGACGCCGCTGGCATCAACCGTTCGACCAAGATGAAGGATCTCAACGACAGCGAGATGGACAAGCTGCGTGAGGAAGTCGGCAAGTTCACCGTCGAAGGCGACCTGCGTCGCGAAGTGACGATGAACATCAAGCGACTGATGGACCTTGGTTGCTATCGTGGCCTGCGCCACCGCAAGGGTCTGCCGGTCCGCGGCCAGCGTACCCGCACGAACGCCCGCACCCGCAAGGGCCCGCGCAAGGCGATCGCCGGTAAGAAGTAA
- the rpsK gene encoding 30S ribosomal protein S11, whose product MAKTATKVRKKVKKNVAEGIAHIHASFNNTIITITDRQGNALSWATSGGAGFKGSRKSTPFAAQVAAEAAGKAAQECGVKNLEVRIKGPGPGRESSVRALNALGMKITSITDVTPVPHNGCRPPKKRRI is encoded by the coding sequence ATGGCCAAGACTGCTACCAAAGTTCGCAAGAAAGTCAAGAAGAACGTGGCCGAGGGCATTGCCCACATCCACGCTTCGTTCAACAACACGATCATCACCATCACCGACCGCCAGGGCAACGCCCTGTCGTGGGCGACGTCGGGCGGCGCCGGCTTCAAGGGCTCGCGCAAGTCGACGCCGTTCGCCGCGCAGGTCGCCGCCGAGGCCGCCGGCAAGGCTGCCCAGGAGTGCGGTGTGAAGAACCTCGAAGTGCGGATCAAGGGCCCCGGCCCCGGCCGCGAGTCGTCCGTTCGTGCGCTCAACGCACTGGGCATGAAGATCACGTCGATCACCGACGTGACCCCGGTTCCGCACAACGGCTGCCGTCCGCCGAAAAAGCGCCGCATCTAA
- the rpsD gene encoding 30S ribosomal protein S4 codes for MARNLDPKCRQCRREGEKLFLKGEKCFTDKCAIERRSYAPGQHGQKSGQRLSDYGVHLREKQKIRRIYGVLEGQFRKTFAEAERRKGQTGENLLQLLESRLDAVAYRMGFGASRSESRQVVRHNGVLVNGKRVNIPSYVVRPGDVIELADKTKGQLRVKAAMEAAEARGFPEWLEVDIKNGKGTFKAVPQRSELPSTINESLVVELYSK; via the coding sequence GTGGCTCGCAATCTCGATCCGAAATGCCGTCAGTGCCGCCGCGAAGGGGAGAAACTCTTCCTCAAGGGCGAAAAGTGCTTCACTGACAAGTGTGCCATCGAGCGCCGTTCGTACGCGCCCGGCCAGCACGGCCAGAAGTCCGGCCAGCGCCTGTCCGACTACGGCGTGCACCTGCGCGAGAAGCAGAAGATCCGCCGCATCTACGGCGTGCTCGAAGGCCAGTTCCGCAAGACCTTCGCCGAAGCTGAGCGCCGCAAGGGCCAGACCGGCGAAAACCTGCTGCAACTCCTCGAGTCGCGCCTCGACGCCGTCGCCTACCGCATGGGCTTCGGTGCCTCGCGCTCGGAGTCGCGCCAGGTCGTCCGCCACAACGGCGTGCTGGTCAATGGCAAGCGTGTGAACATTCCGTCCTACGTGGTTCGTCCTGGTGATGTCATCGAACTCGCCGACAAGACCAAGGGCCAACTGCGCGTCAAGGCGGCGATGGAAGCGGCCGAAGCTCGCGGTTTCCCCGAGTGGCTGGAAGTTGATATCAAGAACGGCAAGGGCACCTTCAAGGCTGTCCCGCAGCGCAGCGAACTGCCGTCGACGATCAACGAAAGCCTCGTCGTCGAACTGTATTCGAAGTAA
- a CDS encoding DNA-directed RNA polymerase subunit alpha: MQTGLLKPRIIDVQSVSPVQAKVVMEPFERGYGHTLGNALRRILLSSMQGYAATEVSIDGVLHEYSTLDGVQEDIVDILLNLKGIVFKLHGRDSVVLQLKKEGEGVVRASDIETSHDVEIINPDHVIAHLSAGGKLAMEIKVEKGRGYVPGNVRNLGDNKSIGKLVLDASFSPVRRVAYNVESARVEQRTDLDKLIIDIETNGVVEPEDAIRTAARMLIDQLSVFADLEGTAVPVEQQKSIQVDPILLRPVDDLELTVRSANCLKAENIYYIGDLIQRTENELLKTPNLGRKSLNEIKEVLAARGLTLGMKLENWPPAGLEK; encoded by the coding sequence ATGCAAACTGGACTTCTGAAACCCCGCATCATCGACGTGCAGAGCGTCTCGCCGGTGCAGGCCAAGGTCGTGATGGAGCCGTTCGAACGCGGCTACGGTCACACCCTCGGCAATGCGCTGCGCCGCATCCTGCTCTCGTCGATGCAGGGCTACGCCGCGACCGAAGTGTCGATCGACGGCGTTCTGCACGAGTACTCGACGCTGGACGGTGTGCAGGAAGACATCGTCGACATCCTGCTCAACCTCAAGGGCATCGTCTTCAAGCTGCACGGCCGTGATTCGGTCGTGCTGCAGCTGAAGAAGGAGGGCGAGGGCGTCGTCCGTGCCAGCGACATCGAGACCTCGCATGACGTCGAGATCATCAACCCGGATCACGTGATCGCTCATCTGTCCGCCGGCGGCAAGCTGGCGATGGAGATCAAGGTCGAGAAGGGCCGCGGCTATGTTCCCGGCAACGTGCGCAACCTCGGCGACAACAAGAGCATCGGCAAGCTGGTGCTCGACGCTTCGTTCAGCCCGGTCCGCCGCGTCGCCTACAACGTCGAAAGCGCCCGCGTCGAGCAGCGTACCGACCTCGACAAGCTGATCATCGACATCGAGACCAACGGCGTCGTCGAGCCCGAGGATGCGATCCGCACCGCGGCGCGCATGCTGATCGACCAGCTTTCCGTTTTCGCCGACCTGGAAGGCACCGCCGTTCCGGTCGAGCAGCAGAAGTCGATCCAGGTCGATCCGATCCTGCTGCGCCCGGTGGATGATCTCGAGCTGACCGTCCGTTCGGCCAACTGCCTGAAGGCGGAGAACATCTACTACATCGGCGACCTGATCCAGCGCACCGAGAACGAGCTCCTGAAGACGCCGAACCTCGGTCGCAAGTCGCTCAACGAAATCAAGGAAGTGCTGGCCGCGCGCGGCCTGACCCTGGGCATGAAGCTCGAAAACTGGCCGCCGGCCGGTCTCGAGAAGTAA
- the rplQ gene encoding 50S ribosomal protein L17: protein MRHRLGLRKLNRTSSHRLAMFRNMSVSLLKHEAIKTTLPKAKELRRVVEPLITLGKKPSLANRRLAFDRLRDRDVVVKLFDELGPRFANRNGGYLRILKCGFRVGDNAPMAYVELLDRPEPTEAPAEVAEAA, encoded by the coding sequence ATGCGTCACCGTTTGGGACTTCGCAAACTCAACCGCACCAGCAGCCACCGCCTGGCGATGTTTCGCAACATGAGCGTGTCGCTCCTGAAGCACGAGGCGATCAAGACCACCCTGCCCAAGGCCAAGGAGCTGCGCCGCGTCGTCGAGCCGCTGATCACCCTCGGCAAGAAGCCGTCGCTGGCCAACCGCCGTCTGGCGTTCGACCGCCTGCGCGACCGCGACGTCGTCGTCAAGCTGTTCGACGAGCTGGGTCCGCGCTTCGCCAACCGCAATGGCGGCTACCTGCGCATCCTGAAGTGCGGCTTCCGCGTCGGCGACAATGCGCCGATGGCGTACGTCGAACTGCTCGATCGCCCGGAGCCCACCGAAGCGCCGGCGGAAGTGGCCGAAGCCGCCTGA
- a CDS encoding SpoIIE family protein phosphatase, protein MPELPKLKILTVDDNRTNLQILQVFLRKLGHEAILAEDGERALALYEEHQPDLVLMDIMMPVMDGLEATRRIRALPSERWVPIIFLSALDRDENLVGGLDAGGDDYLSKPINFVVLEAKMRSMQRTLMLQQSVSDSLRRLQSISDNVLEALVTIDSRAIITSCNRMVEDLFGWPVDELVGQNVSVLCPEPHRSRHDDYVREYIAGGPPKVIGIGRTVTARHRSGREFPAELTISEVRLEGQRTFIGVIRDISERKRAEDLLRDNAEKLQRYYDASEAENQLATALIERQMMRKELDDPLIRYWLSPALHFSGDVLAAARGPDGRLYAMLADATGHGLTAAISTVPLLTLFYRLVRQAPTLGAMMSEINQQMRDAMPVGRFVAACAVCLDPAERSGEIWVGGMPTAFLLDDAGNVAAAYGSTALPLGIADSSAEEFQPVRFSWRGSCQLALYSDGLLEAANVAGEQFGEARLLQALRDAPAARRKEAMQDSLLGHLDTSPPQDDVSLLLLDCR, encoded by the coding sequence ATGCCCGAACTGCCGAAACTGAAGATCCTGACCGTCGACGACAACCGTACCAACCTGCAGATCCTGCAGGTGTTCCTGCGCAAGCTCGGACACGAGGCGATCCTCGCCGAGGACGGCGAGCGCGCGCTGGCGCTGTACGAGGAACACCAGCCCGACCTGGTGCTGATGGACATCATGATGCCGGTGATGGACGGACTCGAGGCCACCCGGCGGATTCGCGCGCTACCGTCGGAGCGCTGGGTGCCGATCATCTTTCTGTCGGCGCTCGACCGCGACGAGAATCTGGTCGGCGGTCTCGACGCCGGCGGCGACGACTATCTGTCGAAACCGATCAACTTCGTCGTGCTCGAGGCCAAGATGCGCTCGATGCAGCGCACGCTGATGCTGCAGCAGAGCGTCAGCGACTCGCTGCGGCGGCTGCAGTCGATCTCCGACAATGTGCTCGAGGCGCTGGTCACGATCGACTCGCGGGCCATCATCACCTCATGCAACCGCATGGTAGAAGACCTGTTCGGCTGGCCGGTTGACGAACTCGTCGGCCAGAATGTCTCCGTCCTCTGTCCCGAACCGCACCGCAGCCGTCATGACGATTACGTACGCGAGTACATCGCCGGCGGCCCGCCGAAGGTTATCGGCATCGGCCGCACGGTCACCGCCCGGCATCGCAGCGGGCGCGAATTCCCCGCCGAGCTGACGATCAGCGAGGTGCGCCTCGAAGGCCAGCGCACCTTCATCGGCGTCATCCGCGACATCAGCGAGCGCAAGCGCGCGGAAGACTTGCTGCGCGACAACGCCGAGAAGCTGCAACGCTACTACGACGCGAGCGAGGCCGAGAACCAGCTGGCGACGGCGCTGATCGAACGGCAGATGATGCGCAAGGAGCTCGACGACCCGCTGATCCGCTACTGGCTGTCGCCGGCGCTGCATTTTTCCGGGGACGTTCTCGCCGCGGCGCGTGGCCCGGACGGCAGGCTGTATGCGATGCTGGCCGACGCCACCGGCCATGGCCTGACCGCCGCGATCAGCACGGTACCGCTGCTGACGCTGTTCTATCGGCTGGTCCGGCAAGCCCCGACGCTAGGCGCGATGATGAGCGAGATCAACCAGCAGATGCGTGACGCGATGCCGGTCGGCCGCTTTGTCGCGGCCTGCGCGGTCTGCCTCGACCCGGCGGAGCGCAGCGGCGAAATCTGGGTCGGCGGGATGCCGACCGCGTTCCTGCTCGACGACGCCGGCAACGTCGCCGCCGCGTATGGATCGACGGCGTTGCCGCTGGGTATCGCCGACAGCAGCGCCGAGGAATTCCAGCCGGTCCGTTTTTCCTGGCGCGGGAGCTGCCAGCTGGCGCTCTACTCAGACGGCCTGCTTGAGGCGGCCAACGTCGCCGGCGAGCAGTTCGGAGAGGCGCGCCTGCTGCAGGCGCTGCGCGATGCGCCTGCAGCGCGCCGGAAGGAGGCGATGCAGGACTCGCTGCTGGGCCACCTCGACACTTCGCCGCCGCAGGACGACGTCTCGCTGCTGCTGCTCGACTGTCGCTGA
- a CDS encoding response regulator, with translation MGTPRLLVVDDEPINLEIVAEYFDGLGYTLDTATHGEEAWTLMDGGGHYDLIVLDRMMPVLDGIALLRRIKADRRFAETPVIMQTAAGAPDQIREGLAAGAYYYLVKPYERDSLLAIVRSALTDSTARDQLRQRLAEHGNALKLLSNAEFSLRSVDEASALAAFLALGCPRPEAAVIGISELLVNAVEHGNLGISYAEKAMLKQTDRWLEEVQRRLDLPENRHKHVRVTLTRTDSAVCIRVEDEGSGFDWAPYLDFDPQRACDPNGRGIALARAASFDSLCYEGCGNTVVATIAHTDQASPPCPNCRN, from the coding sequence ATGGGCACACCGCGTCTGCTGGTCGTCGATGACGAGCCGATCAATCTGGAAATCGTTGCCGAGTATTTCGACGGGCTCGGCTATACGCTCGACACCGCCACTCACGGCGAGGAGGCGTGGACACTGATGGACGGCGGCGGGCATTACGACCTCATCGTGCTCGACCGGATGATGCCGGTCCTCGACGGCATCGCGCTGCTGCGGCGGATCAAGGCCGACCGCCGTTTCGCGGAAACGCCGGTGATCATGCAGACCGCCGCCGGCGCCCCCGACCAGATCCGCGAAGGACTCGCCGCGGGCGCCTACTACTATCTGGTGAAGCCCTATGAACGCGACTCGCTGCTGGCGATCGTGCGCAGCGCGCTGACCGACAGCACCGCGCGCGACCAATTGCGGCAGCGCCTGGCGGAACACGGCAATGCGCTGAAACTGCTGAGCAACGCCGAGTTCTCGCTGCGCAGCGTCGACGAGGCGAGCGCACTGGCGGCCTTCCTCGCGCTCGGCTGCCCGCGACCGGAGGCGGCGGTCATCGGCATCTCCGAGCTGCTCGTCAATGCCGTCGAACATGGCAATCTCGGCATCAGCTACGCGGAAAAGGCCATGCTGAAGCAGACCGACCGCTGGCTGGAGGAAGTGCAGCGCCGCCTCGATCTGCCGGAAAACCGGCACAAGCACGTGCGCGTGACCCTGACCCGGACCGACAGCGCGGTCTGCATCCGCGTTGAAGACGAAGGCAGCGGCTTCGACTGGGCCCCCTATCTCGACTTCGATCCGCAGCGCGCTTGCGACCCGAACGGGAGGGGCATCGCCCTGGCGCGGGCTGCCAGCTTCGATTCGCTCTGCTACGAGGGCTGCGGCAATACGGTTGTCGCCACCATCGCCCACACCGACCAGGCCTCTCCGCCATGCCCGAACTGCCGAAACTGA